In Perognathus longimembris pacificus isolate PPM17 chromosome 3, ASM2315922v1, whole genome shotgun sequence, a single window of DNA contains:
- the Fut6 gene encoding 4-galactosyl-N-acetylglucosaminide 3-alpha-L-fucosyltransferase FUT6 isoform X2 — protein sequence MELLPWAKLQCPWRWCLPGLMSLALFCFYFSISQDSPAPTTPSSSARPGSAAAPPADQPLLILLWTWPFHNPVALPRCSELLPGTADCHITADRTAYPRADGVIVHHREVSASPAALLPPSPRRPAGQRWVWFSMESPSHCARLRALDGYFNLTMSYRLDSDIFTPYGWLEPWRGPPAEAQVNVSAKSGLAAWAVSNWRPGSARVRYFRRLQPHLRVDVFGAGHRPLPRGAMMARLAQYKFYLAFENSLHPDYITEKLWKNALLAAAVPVVLGPARHNYERFLPPDAFIHVDDFASPEALAQHLHMLDADPARYLRHFRWREALRPRLGSWGLAFCKACRRLQQDHRYQTVPSIASWFT from the exons ATGGAGCTGCTGCCCTGGGCCAAGCTGCAATGTCCCTGGCGATGGTGCCTCCCTGGGCTGATGTCCCTGGCTCTGTTCTGCTTCTACTTTTCAATATCACAGGACAGCCCTGC CCCAACGACCCCCAGCAGCTCAGCCCGGCCAGGATCCGCCGCGGCCCCCCCAGCCGACCAGCCCCTGCTGATCTTGCTGTGGACGTGGCCCTTCCACAACCCCGTGGCTCTGCCCCGCTGCTCGGAGCTGCTGCCCGGCACCGCCGACTGCCACATCACCGCGGACCGCACGGCGTACCCACGCGCGGACGGCGTGATCGTCCACCACCGCGAGGTGAGCGCCAGCCCCGCGGCGCTGCTGCCGCCGAGCCCGCGGCGGCCGGCCGGGCAGCGCTGGGTGTGGTTCAGCATGGAGTCGCCGAGCCACTGCGCGCGGCTGCGGGCGCTGGACGGCTACTTCAACCTCACCATGTCCTACCGCCTCGACTCGGACATCTTCACGCCCTACGGCTGGCTGGAGCCCTGGCGGGGCCCGCCGGCCGAGGCCCAGGTCAACGTCTCGGCCAAGAGCGGGCTGGCGGCCTGGGCCGTGTCCAACTGGCGGCCCGGCTCGGCGCGCGTGCGCTACTTCCGGCGGCTGCAGCCGCACCTGCGCGTGGACGTGTTCGGCGCCGGCCACCGGCCGCTGCCGCGCGGCGCCATGATGGCACGCCTGGCGCAGTACAAGTTCTACCTGGCCTTCGAGAACTCGCTGCACCCGGACTACATCACCGAGAAGCTGTGGAAGAACGCGCTGCTGGCCGCCGCAGTGCCCGTGGTGCTGGGGCCCGCCCGCCACAACTACGAGCGCTTCCTGCCGCCCGACGCCTTCATCCACGTGGACGACTTCGCCAGCCCCGAGGCCCTGGCGCAGCACCTGCACATGCTCGACGCTGACCCCGCCCGCTACCTGCGTCACTTCCGCTGGCGCGAGGCGCTGCGGCCGCGCCTGGGCAGCTGGGGCCTGGCCTTCTGCAAGGCCTGCCGGCGGCTGCAACAGGACCACCGCTACCAGACGGTGCCTAGCATCGCCTCCTGGTTCACgtga
- the Fut6 gene encoding 4-galactosyl-N-acetylglucosaminide 3-alpha-L-fucosyltransferase FUT6 isoform X1, translating into MELLPWAKLQCPWRWCLPGLMSLALFCFYFSISQDSPAGFPRSRPVPLGPVPTTPSSSARPGSAAAPPADQPLLILLWTWPFHNPVALPRCSELLPGTADCHITADRTAYPRADGVIVHHREVSASPAALLPPSPRRPAGQRWVWFSMESPSHCARLRALDGYFNLTMSYRLDSDIFTPYGWLEPWRGPPAEAQVNVSAKSGLAAWAVSNWRPGSARVRYFRRLQPHLRVDVFGAGHRPLPRGAMMARLAQYKFYLAFENSLHPDYITEKLWKNALLAAAVPVVLGPARHNYERFLPPDAFIHVDDFASPEALAQHLHMLDADPARYLRHFRWREALRPRLGSWGLAFCKACRRLQQDHRYQTVPSIASWFT; encoded by the exons ATGGAGCTGCTGCCCTGGGCCAAGCTGCAATGTCCCTGGCGATGGTGCCTCCCTGGGCTGATGTCCCTGGCTCTGTTCTGCTTCTACTTTTCAATATCACAGGACAGCCCTGCCGGCTTCCCTAGGTCAAG GCCCGTGCCCCTGGGCCCTGTCCCAACGACCCCCAGCAGCTCAGCCCGGCCAGGATCCGCCGCGGCCCCCCCAGCCGACCAGCCCCTGCTGATCTTGCTGTGGACGTGGCCCTTCCACAACCCCGTGGCTCTGCCCCGCTGCTCGGAGCTGCTGCCCGGCACCGCCGACTGCCACATCACCGCGGACCGCACGGCGTACCCACGCGCGGACGGCGTGATCGTCCACCACCGCGAGGTGAGCGCCAGCCCCGCGGCGCTGCTGCCGCCGAGCCCGCGGCGGCCGGCCGGGCAGCGCTGGGTGTGGTTCAGCATGGAGTCGCCGAGCCACTGCGCGCGGCTGCGGGCGCTGGACGGCTACTTCAACCTCACCATGTCCTACCGCCTCGACTCGGACATCTTCACGCCCTACGGCTGGCTGGAGCCCTGGCGGGGCCCGCCGGCCGAGGCCCAGGTCAACGTCTCGGCCAAGAGCGGGCTGGCGGCCTGGGCCGTGTCCAACTGGCGGCCCGGCTCGGCGCGCGTGCGCTACTTCCGGCGGCTGCAGCCGCACCTGCGCGTGGACGTGTTCGGCGCCGGCCACCGGCCGCTGCCGCGCGGCGCCATGATGGCACGCCTGGCGCAGTACAAGTTCTACCTGGCCTTCGAGAACTCGCTGCACCCGGACTACATCACCGAGAAGCTGTGGAAGAACGCGCTGCTGGCCGCCGCAGTGCCCGTGGTGCTGGGGCCCGCCCGCCACAACTACGAGCGCTTCCTGCCGCCCGACGCCTTCATCCACGTGGACGACTTCGCCAGCCCCGAGGCCCTGGCGCAGCACCTGCACATGCTCGACGCTGACCCCGCCCGCTACCTGCGTCACTTCCGCTGGCGCGAGGCGCTGCGGCCGCGCCTGGGCAGCTGGGGCCTGGCCTTCTGCAAGGCCTGCCGGCGGCTGCAACAGGACCACCGCTACCAGACGGTGCCTAGCATCGCCTCCTGGTTCACgtga